A genomic stretch from Serratia entomophila includes:
- a CDS encoding cysteine hydrolase family protein gives MKKLIACGALTLSMAASSLGFAAAQTAPTIRTLSGAQATESLPANATALLVIDFQNEYFIGKMPIPDGLKALKNTQRLVAFAHRHNMPVFFVRHLGPANGPLFAEGSTFAEFHPELQPAAGDKVITKATPSSFVGTDLDRQLKQAGIRQLIVSGLMTHMCVSSTARDAVPLGYQVIIPADATATRSLATWDNQVVNHAVLQRAALAGVADVFAEIKTTGQVLALPVN, from the coding sequence ATGAAAAAACTGATTGCCTGCGGTGCACTGACGCTGTCGATGGCGGCTTCCAGCCTTGGCTTCGCCGCCGCGCAAACGGCGCCCACCATCCGCACCCTGAGCGGCGCTCAGGCCACCGAAAGCCTGCCGGCCAACGCCACGGCGCTGCTGGTGATAGATTTCCAGAATGAATACTTTATCGGCAAGATGCCGATCCCCGACGGGCTTAAGGCGTTAAAAAACACCCAGCGGCTGGTGGCGTTCGCCCATCGGCATAATATGCCGGTATTCTTCGTGCGTCATCTTGGCCCGGCAAACGGCCCGCTGTTCGCCGAGGGCAGCACGTTCGCCGAGTTCCATCCGGAGCTGCAGCCTGCCGCCGGGGATAAGGTAATTACCAAAGCGACGCCAAGCTCGTTTGTCGGCACCGATCTGGATCGGCAGTTAAAGCAGGCGGGCATCAGGCAACTGATCGTCAGCGGATTGATGACCCACATGTGCGTCTCTTCAACGGCGCGCGACGCGGTGCCGCTGGGTTATCAGGTGATCATTCCGGCAGACGCCACCGCCACCCGCAGTCTGGCGACCTGGGACAACCAGGTGGTGAACCATGCGGTTCTGCAGCGCGCCGCGCTGGCCGGCGTCGCCGACGTGTTCGCTGAAATAAAAACCACCGGGCAGGTGTTGGCGCTGCCGGTCAACTAA
- a CDS encoding GlxA family transcriptional regulator — protein MPPLNVGIVVFNDIIPFHLSVPCAVFEKAVNNSGESAYRLMICATEPGPLRTNAGFSITADHGLAGLAQADMVIVPSWSTPEIPPPPALTSALLAAHARGAQIVGLCMGAFVLAAAGLLNGRPATTHWRWMADFMQRYPQVSVDNNVLYVDDGDIVTSAGTAASIDCCLHLVRQRCGAEAANAVARQLVVPPHRQGGQAQFIEQPVYNTAGGDRFMQTLNWATENLQQPLTLDALAARACMSRRSFTRRFQQTTGTTFMQWLLNQRLAVAQRFLEKTDQPVERIAQAAGFATALSMRRHFQRQFKTSPSLYRKEFRLSEK, from the coding sequence ATGCCGCCGCTTAACGTGGGTATCGTGGTGTTCAACGACATCATCCCGTTTCACCTTTCGGTGCCCTGCGCCGTGTTTGAAAAAGCCGTGAACAACAGCGGGGAATCGGCCTATCGGCTGATGATCTGCGCTACCGAACCGGGGCCGCTGCGCACCAACGCCGGATTTTCGATTACCGCGGATCACGGACTGGCGGGGTTGGCGCAGGCCGACATGGTGATCGTACCCAGCTGGAGCACCCCCGAGATCCCGCCGCCGCCGGCGCTGACGAGCGCCCTGCTCGCCGCCCATGCACGCGGCGCGCAGATTGTCGGCCTGTGCATGGGCGCCTTCGTGCTGGCGGCCGCCGGCTTGCTCAACGGCCGCCCGGCGACCACGCATTGGCGCTGGATGGCGGACTTTATGCAGCGCTACCCGCAGGTATCGGTGGATAACAACGTGCTGTATGTCGACGACGGCGATATCGTCACCTCGGCGGGTACCGCCGCCAGCATCGATTGCTGCCTGCATCTGGTGCGGCAGCGCTGTGGCGCAGAGGCCGCCAACGCAGTGGCCAGGCAACTGGTGGTGCCGCCGCACCGGCAGGGCGGCCAGGCGCAGTTTATCGAACAGCCGGTGTATAACACCGCCGGTGGCGATCGCTTTATGCAAACGTTGAACTGGGCGACGGAAAATCTGCAGCAGCCGCTGACGCTGGACGCGCTGGCGGCAAGAGCCTGCATGAGCCGCCGCAGCTTCACGCGCCGCTTTCAGCAAACCACCGGCACCACCTTCATGCAGTGGTTGCTCAACCAACGGCTGGCGGTGGCGCAGCGCTTTTTGGAGAAAACCGATCAGCCCGTCGAGCGTATCGCGCAGGCCGCCGGCTTTGCCACCGCGCTGTCGATGCGCCGCCACTTTCAACGGCAGTTCAAAACCTCGCCTTCGCTGTACCGCAAGGAGTTTCGGCTGAGCGAGAAATGA
- a CDS encoding MipA/OmpV family protein: protein MMAIRKNKSVNVFLLMAALPLGAQAAASVDQAAGTSAAPHSVSAERAPTMALGGGAIVGPLYEGSSRYGVLPLLVAKAVIPTQDWGTFTAAFPEGLRWDLPGASSLGLALLAGYDFGRKEKIRTLGGSDSHLRGMGDLDGTAMVGAEAYWRLSAGKLFVRGWQAARSRDYGGDDLGHTAYLEAGASGSLPLSSTVTLDSALYGTWSDNHDMMARFGVTGQQSARSGFNEYHTGGGMRDVTLKTGVTVQLQPQISLQGGVRMYALTSGARRSPLTDNAVGAGFYLNALYQF, encoded by the coding sequence ATGATGGCAATTCGCAAAAATAAATCGGTTAACGTATTTTTATTGATGGCGGCCCTGCCGTTGGGCGCACAAGCGGCCGCATCGGTGGATCAGGCGGCCGGCACTTCTGCCGCACCCCATTCCGTTTCGGCAGAGAGGGCGCCGACGATGGCGTTGGGCGGCGGAGCTATTGTAGGCCCGCTGTATGAAGGTTCCTCACGTTATGGGGTTTTGCCGTTATTGGTGGCAAAGGCCGTGATCCCGACCCAAGACTGGGGCACCTTCACGGCGGCGTTTCCGGAAGGTCTGCGCTGGGATCTGCCCGGGGCTTCTTCTCTGGGCTTAGCGCTGCTGGCGGGCTATGACTTCGGTCGCAAGGAAAAAATTCGAACCTTGGGCGGCAGCGACAGCCACCTGAGAGGGATGGGCGATTTGGATGGCACGGCAATGGTGGGGGCGGAAGCATACTGGCGCCTGTCCGCCGGCAAGCTTTTCGTGCGTGGTTGGCAGGCTGCCCGCAGCCGCGATTACGGTGGTGACGATTTGGGGCACACGGCATACCTTGAGGCGGGCGCATCAGGCTCATTGCCGCTCTCTTCTACGGTAACGCTGGATTCCGCGCTGTACGGAACCTGGAGCGACAACCATGACATGATGGCGCGTTTCGGCGTGACCGGGCAACAGTCTGCACGTTCGGGTTTCAACGAATATCATACCGGCGGCGGCATGCGCGACGTGACGTTAAAAACCGGTGTGACGGTCCAACTGCAGCCTCAGATATCCTTGCAAGGGGGAGTGCGGATGTATGCGCTGACGTCCGGCGCGCGTCGCAGTCCATTGACGGATAATGCGGTAGGAGCCGGCTTCTACCTGAATGCGCTGTATCAATTCTGA
- a CDS encoding acid phosphatase yields the protein MKKIYHPLFLIAPLAALWCSASAIANDTGPEVTDPHFKLAPGYLAPASLPVRLALLGAPPKPGSAALERDEEARRAALALRGTAREKLAATDAELTFPAPATSFSCALGADINEKKMPHLYAMMQRVLTDAGGSTYAGKNAYNRIRPFVQHEEGTCRKDMEPLLRHDGSWPSGHSAAGWAWGLVLAEVQPARATELLARGLAFGQSRVVCDAHWQSDVDAGRIMGAATVAVLHGNPAFLADLAAAKREVQEAGKPSQDCAAERVALSLSMH from the coding sequence GTGAAGAAAATATATCACCCTCTGTTCCTGATAGCGCCTTTGGCCGCTCTGTGGTGCTCGGCCAGTGCGATAGCGAATGACACCGGCCCGGAGGTCACGGACCCTCATTTCAAGCTGGCGCCGGGTTATCTTGCGCCGGCCAGCCTGCCGGTGCGCCTGGCTTTGCTTGGGGCGCCGCCAAAACCAGGCTCTGCGGCCTTAGAGCGCGACGAAGAGGCGCGGCGAGCGGCATTGGCGCTGCGTGGAACCGCCCGTGAAAAACTGGCCGCAACGGATGCCGAACTGACATTCCCGGCGCCGGCGACATCGTTTTCTTGTGCGTTGGGCGCGGATATTAACGAAAAAAAGATGCCGCATCTTTATGCCATGATGCAGCGCGTGCTGACGGATGCGGGCGGTTCAACCTACGCCGGAAAGAACGCCTATAACCGCATTCGCCCGTTTGTGCAGCACGAAGAGGGTACCTGCCGCAAAGATATGGAACCGCTATTGCGGCACGACGGCTCATGGCCTTCCGGCCACTCTGCGGCGGGTTGGGCATGGGGATTGGTCTTGGCTGAAGTGCAGCCTGCCCGGGCGACGGAACTGCTGGCGCGCGGTTTGGCGTTTGGTCAAAGCCGGGTGGTCTGCGATGCGCACTGGCAGAGCGATGTGGACGCGGGGCGCATTATGGGGGCCGCGACGGTAGCTGTTTTGCATGGTAACCCGGCCTTCCTGGCGGATTTGGCTGCGGCGAAGCGTGAAGTGCAGGAGGCCGGGAAACCCTCGCAGGACTGTGCGGCTGAACGTGTCGCGCTCTCCCTGAGCATGCACTGA
- a CDS encoding DUF1254 domain-containing protein, which translates to MSYLSTAGIIALTLATMGSVNAQSSSGEAIPVGVDNFARAESDLYMGNMVADGGLGRFVHSREPVPIDAQSVIRMNRDTLYSSAVFDLDAGPVTITLPEAGERFMSMLVVNEDHYVPAAFYGAGDYALTREKVGTRYAFVAVRTLVDPADPKDLEEVRALQDAIKVSQVQTGEFVVPKWDPVSQKKVRDALLVLGSTLANYNQAFGTASTVDPVQHLIGTASGWGGNPSKDAIYLGGVMPKNDGKSVYRLRVGHVPVKGFWSVSVYNEAGYFEKNPYGAYSLNNLTAKKSEDGSIMIQFGGCDGKMANCLPTMPGWNYTVRLYQPEDEVLNGQWHFPQPQRSVD; encoded by the coding sequence ATGTCGTATTTATCTACGGCCGGTATTATTGCACTTACGCTGGCAACCATGGGAAGCGTAAACGCTCAGTCCTCTTCGGGTGAGGCGATACCGGTTGGCGTTGATAATTTTGCGCGCGCTGAGTCCGATCTCTACATGGGCAATATGGTGGCGGATGGCGGTTTGGGGCGGTTTGTGCATAGCCGTGAACCGGTTCCCATCGATGCGCAAAGCGTCATCCGCATGAACCGGGATACGCTTTACTCAAGTGCGGTGTTCGATCTCGATGCCGGCCCGGTCACCATCACGTTACCTGAAGCCGGCGAGAGATTTATGTCGATGCTCGTGGTCAACGAAGACCACTATGTGCCCGCCGCCTTTTACGGTGCGGGCGACTATGCGCTCACCAGGGAGAAAGTCGGCACGCGTTATGCGTTTGTCGCCGTTCGTACGCTGGTTGATCCCGCAGACCCTAAAGACCTTGAAGAGGTCCGCGCGTTGCAGGACGCGATCAAGGTCAGCCAGGTACAGACGGGAGAGTTCGTCGTGCCGAAATGGGATCCGGTAAGCCAGAAAAAGGTGCGTGATGCCCTGTTGGTGCTCGGTTCAACGCTCGCCAACTACAACCAGGCCTTTGGCACGGCGAGTACGGTTGATCCGGTTCAACATCTGATCGGAACGGCATCCGGCTGGGGCGGCAACCCGAGCAAGGACGCCATTTACCTCGGCGGCGTGATGCCGAAGAACGATGGCAAAAGCGTTTATCGGCTCAGGGTCGGGCATGTTCCGGTTAAAGGATTCTGGTCCGTGAGCGTTTACAACGAGGCGGGTTACTTCGAGAAGAATCCGTATGGCGCCTATTCATTAAATAATCTCACCGCCAAAAAAAGTGAAGATGGTTCGATAATGATTCAATTTGGCGGTTGCGACGGAAAAATGGCTAACTGCCTGCCCACGATGCCCGGCTGGAATTATACGGTCAGATTGTATCAGCCTGAAGACGAAGTGTTGAATGGCCAATGGCATTTCCCACAACCGCAGCGATCTGTTGATTAA
- a CDS encoding AraC family transcriptional regulator, translated as MAPYLAMRGVSSLEFFQRLGISPNIFQNPDIWIPRAACFRIANEMASVADDPFGGAYVGHLTEIRSLGIWGEMILGSTNIAQACALAATHAALLHQGGEVKIVTEGRTTKLVHQFTGQYEADPRQFILGSLAVLRKVPLMSGEPASIRVHVKTARRRGDDALEECLGPNLVMNAEHNMIEFDRDLLDIPLKHIRDDAWKTTEALRSTIDTASALHRRISDLEQPKLEAISKSIGLSPRTLQRRLKYCGVEFESLRDETRRSEALQLIASGRYTATEIAYMVGYSDQAHFTRAFKRWTGNTPSSYRSALKKG; from the coding sequence ATGGCTCCCTACCTGGCCATGCGCGGGGTATCTTCGCTGGAGTTTTTCCAGCGCCTCGGCATTTCCCCGAATATCTTCCAAAATCCGGACATATGGATACCGCGGGCGGCCTGTTTTCGTATCGCTAATGAAATGGCCTCCGTTGCGGACGATCCTTTCGGCGGCGCCTATGTGGGGCATTTGACCGAGATACGTTCGCTTGGCATCTGGGGTGAAATGATATTGGGCTCAACGAACATCGCGCAGGCTTGTGCGCTGGCCGCCACCCATGCAGCCTTACTGCATCAGGGCGGAGAGGTGAAAATTGTCACCGAAGGCCGCACGACCAAATTGGTTCACCAATTCACCGGGCAATATGAAGCGGACCCAAGGCAATTCATCCTCGGCAGCCTCGCGGTGCTGAGAAAGGTTCCTCTGATGTCCGGTGAGCCTGCCTCTATTCGCGTGCATGTCAAAACCGCCAGAAGAAGAGGGGACGACGCGCTTGAAGAATGTTTGGGGCCGAACCTGGTCATGAACGCGGAGCACAACATGATCGAATTCGATCGTGACTTGCTCGACATCCCGCTGAAACATATTCGCGATGACGCCTGGAAAACCACCGAAGCCTTGAGGTCAACCATAGACACGGCCTCAGCGCTCCACCGGCGGATATCGGACCTGGAACAACCCAAACTGGAAGCGATTTCGAAAAGTATTGGGCTGTCCCCACGCACGCTGCAGCGCCGCCTCAAATATTGCGGTGTCGAATTTGAAAGTTTGCGTGACGAGACTCGCCGCAGCGAAGCTCTTCAGCTTATCGCCAGCGGCAGATATACCGCCACTGAAATTGCCTATATGGTGGGCTATAGCGATCAGGCGCACTTTACCCGGGCCTTTAAACGTTGGACCGGCAATACCCCGTCATCTTACCGTTCCGCCCTTAAAAAAGGGTGA
- the mtfA gene encoding DgsA anti-repressor MtfA: MIKWPWKANQPQADTRAQWQDALAIPLLSPLNEQERQRLVAVAGQILQQKRIVPLQGLQLTSQMQARIALLFALPVLELGAECLDGFNEILLYPTPFVVEDEWQDDIGLVHSGPVVQSGQSWEQGPIVLNWQDVQDSFDLSGFNLVIHEAVHKLDMRNGGVATGIPPIPLRDIAAWEHDLHAAMENLQDEIDMVGEEAASMDAYAATDPAECFAVLSEYFFSAPELLAERFPLLYQHFCRFYRQDPLARLLRLQAGSGAEPQ; this comes from the coding sequence ATGATTAAATGGCCGTGGAAAGCAAATCAACCCCAGGCGGATACCCGCGCCCAGTGGCAGGACGCGCTGGCGATCCCGCTGCTCTCGCCGTTGAACGAGCAGGAACGGCAGCGGCTGGTGGCCGTCGCCGGGCAAATTCTGCAGCAAAAGCGCATCGTGCCGCTGCAGGGGCTGCAGCTGACGTCGCAAATGCAGGCGCGCATCGCGCTGCTGTTCGCCCTGCCGGTGCTGGAGCTGGGGGCGGAATGCCTCGACGGTTTCAATGAAATCTTGCTTTACCCGACGCCGTTCGTGGTGGAAGACGAATGGCAGGACGATATCGGCCTGGTGCACTCCGGCCCGGTAGTGCAGTCCGGCCAGAGCTGGGAACAGGGCCCGATCGTGCTCAACTGGCAAGATGTGCAGGACTCCTTCGATCTGTCCGGCTTCAATCTGGTGATCCACGAAGCGGTGCATAAGCTGGATATGCGCAACGGCGGCGTCGCCACCGGCATCCCTCCCATTCCGCTGCGCGATATCGCCGCCTGGGAGCATGATCTGCACGCCGCCATGGAAAATCTGCAGGACGAGATCGATATGGTCGGCGAAGAAGCCGCCAGCATGGACGCTTACGCCGCCACCGATCCGGCCGAATGCTTCGCCGTGCTGTCGGAATATTTCTTCAGCGCTCCCGAGCTGCTGGCCGAGCGATTTCCCTTGCTGTATCAGCACTTTTGCCGCTTCTACCGCCAGGATCCGCTGGCGCGGCTGCTGCGGCTGCAGGCCGGATCCGGCGCGGAACCGCAGTAA
- the gap gene encoding type I glyceraldehyde-3-phosphate dehydrogenase, which yields MVKVGINGFGRIGRNVLRAALGRSDFEVVAINDLTDSKTLAHLLKYDSLSGTLAASVEAGENQLLLNGRPIRVFSERDPGAIPWSSEGVDIVIEATGFFTDKAQAEVHITQGGAKRVIISAPAKNDDITLVMGVNDSQYDPARHRVVSNGSCTTNGLAPAAQVLHQAFGIEYGLMNTTHAYTNSQALHDQPEKDLRGARAAAQSIVPYSSGAAKALGKVIPELDGRLTGYSLRVPVPVVSIVDLTVTLKREATADEINAAFRQAAASGPLKGILGYSDEPLVSSDYKGDPRSSIIDGLSTLVIGGKLVKVLAWYDNEWGFSNRLVDLALLMEKRGL from the coding sequence ATGGTCAAAGTAGGCATTAACGGGTTCGGCAGAATCGGCCGCAATGTGTTGCGCGCCGCGCTGGGGCGCAGCGATTTTGAGGTGGTGGCGATCAACGATTTGACGGACAGCAAAACCCTGGCGCACTTGCTGAAGTACGATTCGCTGTCGGGCACGCTGGCCGCCAGCGTAGAAGCCGGTGAAAATCAGCTGTTGCTGAACGGCAGGCCGATCAGGGTGTTCTCCGAAAGAGACCCCGGCGCTATCCCATGGAGCAGCGAGGGTGTCGATATCGTGATCGAAGCCACCGGCTTCTTTACCGACAAGGCGCAGGCGGAAGTGCACATCACCCAGGGCGGCGCCAAGCGGGTGATTATCTCGGCGCCGGCGAAAAACGACGATATCACCCTCGTGATGGGCGTTAACGACAGCCAATACGATCCGGCCAGGCACCGGGTGGTGAGCAACGGCAGCTGCACCACCAACGGCCTGGCGCCCGCCGCGCAGGTGCTGCATCAGGCTTTCGGCATTGAATACGGTTTGATGAATACCACCCATGCCTATACCAACAGCCAGGCGTTGCACGATCAGCCGGAAAAGGATCTGCGCGGCGCCCGGGCGGCGGCGCAGTCGATAGTGCCTTACTCCAGCGGCGCGGCCAAGGCGCTCGGCAAGGTGATCCCGGAGCTGGACGGCCGCCTGACCGGTTATTCGCTGCGGGTGCCGGTGCCGGTGGTATCGATCGTTGACCTGACGGTGACGCTGAAGCGCGAAGCGACGGCGGATGAAATCAACGCCGCCTTCCGCCAGGCGGCGGCGTCTGGCCCGCTGAAGGGTATCCTCGGTTACAGCGACGAACCTCTGGTGTCGAGCGACTATAAGGGCGATCCGCGCTCATCGATTATCGACGGGTTGTCGACCCTGGTGATCGGCGGCAAGCTGGTTAAGGTCCTCGCGTGGTATGACAACGAGTGGGGCTTCTCGAACCGGCTGGTGGATCTCGCGCTGTTGATGGAAAAACGCGGGCTGTAA
- a CDS encoding GlxA family transcriptional regulator, which translates to MHAFLIIVPEGGMLFESAGIADILMQANRLRPDDAPLYEVAVATTQAHRVVHGSSGLNLLADHRLADLDPEQPRDTIVVTGRGASEEEGAFVAEWLRRAAPHARRIASVCGGALLLAEAGLLDGRRATTHWRLLETLQSRFPRVSVENGPIYVQDGHVWSSGGVSSGFDLTLALIEDDYGFVQAREVAQDLVMFLRRPGGQSQFSRYPLNQAKTPGPIRDLQCWILENLTDDLSVEKLAERVAMSPRNFTRVFTRETGISPARFVEEGRLHCARQRLEQSAEGIEHIALATGFGNGLNLRRVFERNLQLTPSEYRQRFHSRNLA; encoded by the coding sequence ATGCATGCATTTCTGATTATCGTCCCCGAAGGGGGCATGCTGTTCGAGTCGGCCGGCATCGCCGACATCCTGATGCAGGCCAACCGCCTGCGGCCCGACGACGCCCCCTTGTATGAGGTTGCGGTGGCCACCACGCAAGCGCATCGGGTGGTGCATGGCTCCTCCGGGTTAAACCTGCTGGCCGATCACCGCCTGGCGGATCTTGACCCTGAACAGCCGCGCGACACCATAGTGGTGACCGGCAGGGGAGCCAGCGAGGAAGAAGGGGCGTTTGTCGCGGAATGGCTGCGGCGCGCCGCTCCTCACGCCCGGCGTATCGCTTCCGTTTGCGGCGGCGCCCTGCTGCTTGCCGAAGCCGGCCTGCTCGACGGCCGCCGGGCGACCACCCACTGGCGGCTGCTGGAAACCCTGCAGAGCCGTTTCCCCAGGGTGAGCGTCGAGAACGGCCCGATTTATGTGCAGGATGGGCATGTCTGGAGCTCCGGCGGCGTCAGCTCCGGTTTCGACCTCACGCTGGCGCTGATCGAAGACGACTACGGCTTTGTTCAGGCTCGCGAAGTGGCGCAGGATCTGGTGATGTTTTTGCGGCGGCCGGGCGGCCAGTCGCAGTTCAGCCGCTACCCGTTGAATCAGGCTAAAACCCCCGGGCCAATTCGCGATCTCCAGTGCTGGATCCTGGAAAACCTCACCGACGATCTTTCCGTAGAGAAATTGGCCGAACGGGTGGCGATGAGCCCGCGCAACTTTACCCGGGTGTTCACCCGCGAGACCGGTATCTCGCCCGCCAGGTTTGTCGAGGAGGGGCGTTTGCACTGCGCCAGACAGCGCCTGGAGCAAAGTGCGGAAGGCATCGAGCATATCGCCCTGGCCACCGGCTTCGGCAACGGGCTAAATCTGCGGCGGGTGTTTGAACGCAACCTGCAGCTCACCCCCAGTGAATATCGCCAGCGTTTTCATAGCCGTAATTTGGCGTAA
- a CDS encoding SDR family NAD(P)-dependent oxidoreductase has translation MSRIFITGSADGLGRAAAETLLGEGHQVILHAREPGRLEAVRDLLTRGAQAVTGDLSVPQQTKAVAEQVNRIGRPDAVIHNAGIFTGPQILAVNLIAPYLLTALIARPARLVYLSSSMHFDGRVALDWSASNPISYSDSKLLVTAFAAAVARRWPEVISSAVDPGWVPTKMGGENAPGDLRLGHLTQEWLVTSEEAQARASGGYWHHQRRLAPHAAARDTAFQEALLAQLERATGVALPQS, from the coding sequence ATGTCACGTATTTTCATCACCGGTTCGGCCGACGGGCTGGGCCGTGCGGCGGCGGAAACCCTGTTGGGCGAAGGCCATCAGGTGATCCTGCATGCCCGCGAACCGGGGCGGCTCGAGGCCGTGCGCGATCTGCTGACCAGAGGCGCGCAGGCGGTTACCGGCGATCTGTCCGTTCCGCAGCAAACCAAAGCGGTGGCCGAACAGGTGAACCGGATCGGGCGGCCTGACGCGGTGATCCACAACGCCGGGATCTTCACCGGGCCGCAGATACTGGCGGTCAATCTGATCGCGCCTTATCTGCTGACGGCGCTGATCGCCCGGCCGGCGCGTTTGGTGTATTTGAGCAGCAGCATGCATTTTGATGGCCGCGTCGCGCTCGACTGGAGCGCAAGCAACCCGATTTCCTATTCGGACAGCAAACTGTTGGTGACGGCGTTCGCCGCCGCCGTGGCGCGCCGTTGGCCGGAGGTCATCAGCAGCGCCGTCGATCCCGGCTGGGTGCCGACCAAAATGGGCGGTGAAAACGCCCCCGGCGATCTGCGGCTGGGGCATCTGACGCAGGAGTGGCTGGTGACCAGCGAGGAGGCGCAGGCCCGCGCTTCCGGCGGTTACTGGCACCATCAGCGCCGCCTGGCGCCGCATGCCGCCGCGCGCGATACGGCGTTTCAGGAGGCGTTGCTGGCGCAGCTGGAACGCGCCACCGGGGTGGCGTTGCCGCAATCCTGA
- a CDS encoding LLM class flavin-dependent oxidoreductase has product MKKIGFLSFGHWAPSAQSGTRSAADALLQSIDLAVAAEDLGADGAYFRVHHFARQLSSPFPLLAAIGARTQRIEIGTGVIDMRYENPLYMVEDAGAADLISGGRLQLGISRGSPEQVIDGWRYFGYTPAEGETEADMARRHTEVLLEALRGEGFAEPNPQPMFPNPPGLLRPEPFSAGLRDRIWWGASSNATAVWAAKLGMNLQSSTLKNDETGEPFHVQQASQIRAYRAAWKEAGHARAPRVSVSRSIFALMDQRDRSYFGGSGKEGDQVGYIDQQTRAIFGRSYAAEPDVLIEQLAQDEAIAEADTLLLTVPNQLGVDYNAHVIESILTHVAPALGWR; this is encoded by the coding sequence ATGAAAAAGATCGGATTTCTCTCTTTCGGCCACTGGGCGCCTTCCGCTCAGTCGGGCACCCGTTCGGCCGCAGACGCGCTGCTGCAGTCCATCGATCTGGCGGTCGCCGCCGAAGATCTGGGGGCTGACGGCGCCTATTTCCGCGTGCATCACTTCGCGCGCCAGCTCAGTTCGCCATTCCCGCTGCTGGCCGCCATCGGCGCCCGCACCCAGCGCATCGAGATCGGCACCGGCGTGATCGACATGCGCTATGAGAACCCGTTGTACATGGTGGAAGACGCCGGCGCCGCCGACCTGATCTCGGGGGGGCGTTTACAGCTGGGCATCAGCCGCGGTTCGCCGGAGCAGGTGATCGACGGCTGGCGCTATTTCGGCTATACGCCGGCCGAGGGGGAAACCGAAGCGGATATGGCGCGCCGCCACACTGAGGTGCTGCTCGAAGCCCTGCGCGGTGAAGGCTTTGCCGAGCCCAATCCGCAGCCGATGTTCCCCAATCCGCCGGGCCTGCTGCGCCCCGAGCCGTTCTCCGCCGGGCTGCGGGATCGCATCTGGTGGGGGGCAAGCTCGAACGCCACGGCGGTGTGGGCGGCGAAGCTGGGCATGAACCTGCAGAGCTCGACGCTGAAAAACGACGAGACCGGCGAGCCGTTTCACGTGCAGCAGGCCAGCCAGATACGCGCCTATCGCGCCGCCTGGAAAGAGGCCGGGCACGCGCGCGCGCCACGGGTGTCGGTCAGCCGCAGCATCTTTGCGCTGATGGACCAACGGGACCGCAGCTACTTCGGCGGCAGCGGCAAAGAGGGCGACCAGGTGGGCTATATCGACCAGCAAACCCGGGCGATTTTCGGCCGCAGCTACGCCGCCGAGCCGGATGTGTTGATCGAGCAGCTGGCGCAGGACGAGGCGATTGCCGAAGCCGACACGCTGCTGCTGACGGTACCCAATCAGCTGGGCGTGGATTACAACGCGCACGTGATTGAATCGATCCTGACCCATGTCGCACCGGCGCTGGGCTGGCGCTGA
- the tenA gene encoding thiaminase II — protein MFTTMFEQGLYGRLRQRAGGHWQDYVAHPFIQQLAAGTLPEAAFRRYLTQDYLFLIHFARAYALLVSKLRTLPEMRAAAASLNAIVAELPLHLAYCAGWGLNEDQIAAQPEAPETMNYTRYVLDIGHSGDALDLLAALLPCVAGYAEIGLRLLNDPGTQMAGNPYASWIKNYGDPGYLAGVQASIDLLENVGRQRGAESRLAELTEIFTTATRLESAFWQMGLSAS, from the coding sequence ATGTTTACCACCATGTTCGAACAAGGTCTTTACGGACGGCTGCGCCAACGGGCGGGCGGCCACTGGCAGGACTACGTCGCTCATCCCTTCATTCAGCAGCTGGCCGCCGGCACGCTGCCCGAAGCCGCTTTCCGCCGCTATCTGACCCAGGACTACCTGTTCCTGATCCACTTCGCTCGTGCCTATGCCCTGCTGGTCAGCAAACTGCGCACCCTGCCGGAGATGCGCGCCGCCGCCGCTTCGCTCAACGCCATCGTCGCCGAACTGCCGCTGCACCTGGCCTATTGCGCCGGCTGGGGATTGAACGAAGACCAGATAGCCGCCCAGCCTGAAGCGCCAGAAACCATGAACTACACCCGCTACGTGCTGGACATCGGCCATTCCGGCGACGCCCTCGATCTGCTGGCCGCCCTGCTGCCCTGCGTCGCCGGCTATGCCGAAATCGGCCTGCGGCTGCTGAACGATCCCGGCACCCAAATGGCGGGCAACCCTTACGCCTCCTGGATCAAAAATTATGGCGATCCGGGTTACCTGGCCGGGGTGCAGGCGTCCATCGATCTGCTGGAGAACGTCGGTCGCCAGCGCGGTGCGGAAAGCCGCCTGGCCGAACTGACGGAGATCTTCACCACCGCCACCCGGCTTGAATCGGCGTTCTGGCAAATGGGGCTGAGCGCCTCATGA